One part of the Xylocopa sonorina isolate GNS202 chromosome 10, iyXylSono1_principal, whole genome shotgun sequence genome encodes these proteins:
- the LOC143428389 gene encoding uncharacterized protein LOC143428389 yields MFRYILRSLACETSSSRYLKRSSSDSSKNTSSTDHIAFETEYYYKQDKELLDMVKQKMQEEVKCMQDEVTSMRNKIEDYNRTINENLRFLKGLENDISASDKK; encoded by the exons ATGTTTCGATATATTTTACGAAGCTTAGCTTGTGAAACAAGCAG TTCCAGATATCTCAAAAGAAGTAGCAGCGATTCAAGTAAAAATACAAGTTCCACAGACCATATCGCATTCGAAACTGAATATTATTACAAACAG GATAAGGAGTTATTGGATATGGTAAAGCAAAaaatgcaagaggaagtgaaaTGCATGCAAGATGAAGTCACGTCGATGCGTAACAAAATTGAAGATTACAATCGTACTATAAACGAAAATCTTCGATTTTTGAAGggcctcgaaaacgatatctcaGCTAGCGATAAAAAATAA